The DNA window TCCTCGCCGCCTCCAAGCCCGGAGCGCAAGGCAAGCTGATCAGCCCTGGCGCGCGGCCATACCGACTGTGTCTTCGATCTCGCGCGTCAGGCCGGCGTCAAGGCCGAGCCGGGCGGCGAGCAGATCGAGATAGGCCCGCTCCGCAGGCTGGTCCGGCTCCATCGCAAGCAGTGACGCGGCATAAATCTCCGCCGCCTGCTCCTGGCTTTCCGCGAAGCGGACGATCCGGTCGATGTCGACCGGTGCGCGCAACTCGTCCATGACGAAGGCCTTTTCCTCGGCATCAAGCTCGAGCTGATCGAGGTTGGCGAAGACCCGGGTCTGCTCCTCGGCGTCGATATGGCCGTCCGCCTTGGCGGCCGCGATCATCGCGACGACGAGGATGAGGGCCATGGACTGTTCGCCGCCGGGCGCCCGTCCCGGATCGAAAGGCGTGTCCTTCGGCGGCGGCAGGAGTTCGACCGGCGCGCCAACAGGCGTCATGCCGGCATTCGATGCCGGCTGCGCCTCGGCATTGCGGCGCTGCCACGCGGTCCAGGCAAGCCCGGCGACTGCGGCCAATCCGCCATAGACGGCCGCCTTCTTGGCAAGTTTGCGCCCCTTTTTCGAACCCAGCAGCAACCCTGCGAGCCCACCGGCAAGTGCGCCCGTGGCAAGCCCCTTTCCCTGCCCCGCATAGCCGTGGCGGTTCATCTGCGCCTGACCGGCGCCCATGATATCGTCGAGCAGCTTCTTCGCGTCGAGCACTGTCATTCCATCCCTTGGCAATGGAGCGAACGTGTCCCGCCGATGGCATCCTCGTGCAAGGACGCACCGGATCGACCGGACGCTCCGGTTGAACCCAAGGGGAAATGTGCATGGCGATCCCACCATGCAAGATCGGCGGCCTGCCGGCTTAGACGGCGAGCTTGACCGCCTCTGCCGCCAGCGCCTCGATCCGGGCCCAGTCGCCGGACCTCATCGCATCGTCGGGAGCGACCCAGGAGCCGCCGACACACACGACATTCGGAAGAGACAGATAGTCCCTGGCGTTCGCCGCCGAAACGCCGCCCGTCGGGCAGAAGGTGAGTTCGGCCAGCGGCGAGGACAACGCTTTGAGGTAGGTCGGCCCACCGGCCGGCCCCGCCGGGAAGAACTTCATGATGCGATAGCCGCATTCGCGCGCCATCATCGCCTCGCTGGCTGTCGCAACGCCCGGCAGCAGCGGCATGCCGATCTTGAGAGCATGGGCGAGCAGGGTCGGCGTCGCACCGGGGCTGACCATGTAGGTCGCGCCCGCTGCCTTGGCCGCATCGGCCATCTCCGGATCGAGCACCGTTCCGGCCCCGACGAAGGCACCTTCGACAGAGGCCATCGCCTTGATCACGTCGAGCGCGACCGGCGTGCGCATGGTGACCTCCAGCGCCGGGAGGCCACCAGCCACCAGCGCCTTTGCCAGCGGCACGGCATAGTCGACGTTGTCGACGATGAGGACGGGAACCACCGGGGCCCGGCGGAGGACGGCGAGGAGGGCTTCGGTATCTTGCATCATGCTCAGAGCATTAGCGCAATCCGCCGGCATTGCAAATCGCTGAATCCATGAGCCCCCGCGCAAATGCAGATCGCACGGGCATCCGCCATGCGCCTGTCGCAAGGCACAAACGTTTCAGGCCCGAAGGGTCAGCCCGAAAGATAGGACAGGAAACTCTCCGCCCACCGTTTGGCGTCGTTCGTCACGATCTTGTTGAACATGGCTTCATAGCGGGACTTGCGCTCGTCGAGCGGCATCTGCAGGGCCATCTGCAGCGACCCGGCCACTTCCTCGGTGTCGTAGGGGTTCACGATCACCGACTCGTTCAGCTCCTCCGCCGCGCCGGCAAAGCGCGACAGCACCAGCACGCCCGGATCCTCCGGATCCTGCGCGGCGACATATTCCTTGGCGACGAGATTCATCCCGTCCCGAAGCGGCGTCACGAGAGCAATCCGGCTCGACCGGTAAAGACCGGCCAGCGCCTTGCGCGGAAAGCCGCGCATGATGAAGCGGATGGGCGTCCAGTCGACATCGGCGAAGCGCCCGTTGATCTGGCCGGCCAAATGCTCCAGTTCGCGCTGGATGTCGACATAGGCATCGAGTTCCGAGCGCGACGGCGGGGCCACCTGCAGGAGGCTCACCCGGCCGCGATTTTCCGGATAATCCTCAAGCAACCGCTCGAAGGCACGGAAGCGATGCGGGATGCCTTTCGAATAGTCGACCCGATCAACGCCGACGATCTGCGCCCGGTCGCCGAGAATGGCCTTGATGCGCTGGCTCTGGCGGCGCCCCTCCGGCGACTTGGGAAACTGCGAGAAGCCTTCGGCATCGATCCCGATCGGAAACGCCTTGACGACGACCTCGCGCCCGAAGGCCCGGACGCGGTCCTCGCCGACCCGCTCGCCGCCGGCCTCCTGGATGAGATATTCGATGAAATGGTTTCTGTCCCGGTTGCTCTGGAAGCCGATGACGTCATAGGCGAGCATGGAGCGCACCAGCGCCGTGTGCCGAGGCAAAGCCGTGATGATGTCGGGGCTTGGAAACGGGATATGCAGAAAGAAGCCGATGCGGCACTCAACACCCATCGCCCGCAACTGGCCGGCAAGCGTGAAGAAATGATAGTCGTGCACCCAGACGACGTCGCCCGGCTCGATGAGCGGTTTCAGACGGGTCGCGAAACGCTCGTTGACGCGCCGGTAGCCCTGTTCGTAGGGGCGGTCGAATTCGGCCAGATCAAGCCGATAGTGCAGGATCGGCCAGAGCGTCCGGTTTGCATAGCCGGCGTAGAATTCCTCGTAGTCGGCCTTGTTCATATCGACGGTCGCAAGCTCGACGTTGCGGCTCTTCTGCCGCTTCATCTCGCCGAAGGTTCCTTCTTCCGACACCTGTCCGGACCAGCCGAACCAGACGCCGCCGCGTTCCCGCAATACGTCGACAAGTGCGACCGCCAGTCCTCCCGCCTTGCCCGTATCCTTGAGTGGCCCGACGCGGTTGGAAACGACGATCAGCTTGCCCATGACTATCCTGCCCCGATTATTGCTGTGATGGTTCGAGAGGCTCCGGCCGACACAGACCGGTCATCTGTCCGAGTTTGAACCTTTCCCTGTATTGCGCCTTCAGACTGTCGCGCCTTCAGAAACTCTGGTCCGGGGAGACCCGGCTCACACGACGCGGTCCCATCCGCCCGAAAGGCGAACCGCGCCGTTGATGATCCCGACCATCGAATAGGTCTGGGGGAAGTTGCCCCAGAGTTGACCCGTCGACGGCGTCACGTCCTCCGAAAGAAGCCCGACATGATTGCGGCATGCAAGCATTGTCTCATAGATATGACGTGCCTCATCGTGCCGTCCCATCCGCGCCATGGCATCGATGTACCAGAAGGTGCAGATGTTGAAGGCATTCTCCGGTTCCCCAAAATCATCGGCGGCATGATAGCGGAACATGTGGTCGCCCCGCCGCAGCTTCGCGGCGATCGCATCCACCGTCGCCACGAAGCGCGGGTCCTTCGGATCGATGAAGTTGACCTCGGCCATCAGCAGCAGGCCGGCGTCGAGGTCATTGCCGTCGAAACTCTCAACGAAAGTGCCGAGGGATTTGTTCCACCCGCGCGTCATGATCGTCTCGCGTACCTCTTCGGCCCGCTCGCGCCAGATCCGCGCCCGGTCGGTAAGACCGATGTGGCTGGCGATCTTGGCGAGACGATCGAGCCCTGCCCAGCACATCAGCGAGGAAGTCGTGTGCACGCGCGCCCGGTAGCGTAGTTCCCACATGCCGGCATCCGGCTTGTCGTGGCAACGATAGGCTTCCTCGCCGATCCTCTCCAGCAGGTGGAAGGAATCTGCGCCTGCCGGGTTCAGCAGACGGCGATCGACGAAGGCCTGGGCAGCGCCGAGAATGACGTTGCCGTAGACATCGTACTGGTGGTGTTCCCAGGCTTGGTTGCCGACGCGAACCGGACGGTTGCCGCGATAACCCGGCAGCTCGACGATGCGCTCCTCCAGTTCCCGTTCCAGGCCGATGCCGTAAAGCGGCTGGAAATGTTCGCCGCCGTCCCATCCGGCAACCACATTCTGCAGATA is part of the Hartmannibacter diazotrophicus genome and encodes:
- a CDS encoding glycoside hydrolase family 15 protein, giving the protein MNNLNLALIGNCTIAGLVDTQGRVVWACWPRFDGDPVFHGLLGTASDNPHDGMFTIELVGFERSEQSYDENTAIVRTRLFSSDGDAIEITDFMPRFEARGRFFRPTALVRRVKPIAGRPRICVRCRPRFDWGSRTPDMTTGSNHIRYVGGGQVLRLNTNAPITYVREETAFIIDRSLSFYLGPDETLTEGADTLCRTFEENTADYWRRWTRRLSLPFEWQEAVIRAAITLKLNCYEETGAIIAAVTTSIPEAAHTERNWDYRYCWLRDAFFVIRALNSLSEMETMEHYLRYLQNVVAGWDGGEHFQPLYGIGLERELEERIVELPGYRGNRPVRVGNQAWEHHQYDVYGNVILGAAQAFVDRRLLNPAGADSFHLLERIGEEAYRCHDKPDAGMWELRYRARVHTTSSLMCWAGLDRLAKIASHIGLTDRARIWRERAEEVRETIMTRGWNKSLGTFVESFDGNDLDAGLLLMAEVNFIDPKDPRFVATVDAIAAKLRRGDHMFRYHAADDFGEPENAFNICTFWYIDAMARMGRHDEARHIYETMLACRNHVGLLSEDVTPSTGQLWGNFPQTYSMVGIINGAVRLSGGWDRVV
- a CDS encoding tellurite resistance TerB family protein, with the translated sequence MTVLDAKKLLDDIMGAGQAQMNRHGYAGQGKGLATGALAGGLAGLLLGSKKGRKLAKKAAVYGGLAAVAGLAWTAWQRRNAEAQPASNAGMTPVGAPVELLPPPKDTPFDPGRAPGGEQSMALILVVAMIAAAKADGHIDAEEQTRVFANLDQLELDAEEKAFVMDELRAPVDIDRIVRFAESQEQAAEIYAASLLAMEPDQPAERAYLDLLAARLGLDAGLTREIEDTVGMAARQG
- the otsA gene encoding alpha,alpha-trehalose-phosphate synthase (UDP-forming), producing the protein MGKLIVVSNRVGPLKDTGKAGGLAVALVDVLRERGGVWFGWSGQVSEEGTFGEMKRQKSRNVELATVDMNKADYEEFYAGYANRTLWPILHYRLDLAEFDRPYEQGYRRVNERFATRLKPLIEPGDVVWVHDYHFFTLAGQLRAMGVECRIGFFLHIPFPSPDIITALPRHTALVRSMLAYDVIGFQSNRDRNHFIEYLIQEAGGERVGEDRVRAFGREVVVKAFPIGIDAEGFSQFPKSPEGRRQSQRIKAILGDRAQIVGVDRVDYSKGIPHRFRAFERLLEDYPENRGRVSLLQVAPPSRSELDAYVDIQRELEHLAGQINGRFADVDWTPIRFIMRGFPRKALAGLYRSSRIALVTPLRDGMNLVAKEYVAAQDPEDPGVLVLSRFAGAAEELNESVIVNPYDTEEVAGSLQMALQMPLDERKSRYEAMFNKIVTNDAKRWAESFLSYLSG
- the eda gene encoding bifunctional 4-hydroxy-2-oxoglutarate aldolase/2-dehydro-3-deoxy-phosphogluconate aldolase, whose amino-acid sequence is MMQDTEALLAVLRRAPVVPVLIVDNVDYAVPLAKALVAGGLPALEVTMRTPVALDVIKAMASVEGAFVGAGTVLDPEMADAAKAAGATYMVSPGATPTLLAHALKIGMPLLPGVATASEAMMARECGYRIMKFFPAGPAGGPTYLKALSSPLAELTFCPTGGVSAANARDYLSLPNVVCVGGSWVAPDDAMRSGDWARIEALAAEAVKLAV